Within the Achromobacter spanius genome, the region CCATCCATGGCTGGGCCAACGAGCCGCAGATCGATGCGCTGTCGATCCTGCTGCAAGTGATGCATAGCCGCACCGGCCCCGCCGGCGTTTTCAACTGGGGGCAGTGGGGCGACGCCGCGCTGGACGACAAGATCGACGCGGCCGCGGCCGAGATGGACCGCGCCAAGCGCATCCAGATGATGGCCGACGCCTTGCAGACCCTGCATGACGATGTGCGCTTCCTGCCCTTGCACCAGCAGCCCATGGCCTGGGCCGTGGGCGACAAGGTGGGCGACGTGCTGCAAATGCCGGACAACAAAGCGCGCCTGTGGACCGTGCGCATGCAGTAGCACATTCAGGGGGAACGCCACGCGCCGCGATGGGCGTGGCGTTCCAGAGTCCGACATCCGGTCTGGGAGCCGCACATGCTGGCATTCATTGTTAGACGGGTCTTCAACGCGGCTGGCGTGATGCTGGCGGTGGCGTTGCTGGCCTTCGTGATCTTCCGTTTTGTCGGCGACCCCGTCGACATGATGCTCAATGAGCAAGCCTCGCAGACGCAGCGCGACGAACTGCGCGAGCGCCTGGGGCTGAACGCCTCGATGGGTATGCAGTACGTCAACTTCGTCACCAACGCGGTGCAGGGCGAATTCGGCATTTCGTACCGCAACCAGCAAGACGTGTTCGCACTGGTGGCAGAACGCTTTCCCGCCACGTTCGAACTGGTGATGATGGCCACGCTGCTGTCGCTCGTGATTGGCGTGCCGCTGGGCGTGCTCACCGCCATCTACCGCAAGTCGCGCCTGGCGCAGGCCTTGCAGTTCGTGTCCATCCTGGGCATTTCGCTGCCCAGCTTCGTGGTGGGCATCATGCTGATCCTGGTCTTCTCGGTGCAGTTGGGCTGGTTGCCCGGCTTTGGGCGGGGCGAGACGGTAAAGATCGGCTGGTGGTCCACCGGCTTGCTGACGCCGTCGGGCCGCGCCGCGCTGGTGCTGCCGTCCATCACCCTGGCGCTGTTCCAGATCACGCTGATCATGCGGCTGGTGCGGGCCGAGATGCTGGAAACGCTGCGCACGGAATTCATCAAGTTCGCCCGCGCCCGAGGTTTGCCCGACCGCGTAGTGCACTTTCGGCTGGCGCTGCGCAATTGCCTGATGCCCGTCATCACGGTCACGGGCATGCAGATCGGCAACCTGATCGCCTTCGCGCTCATCACGGAAACCGTGTTCCAGTGGCCCGGCATGGGGCTGCTGTTCATTCAATCGGTCATGTTCGTGGACATTCCCGTCATGGCCGCCTATCTGGTGATCGTGTCTTTCATCTTCGTGACCCTGAACACGTTGGTGGACATGATGTATGGCGTGGTTGACCCCCGCCTGCGCAGCCAGCACGTCAAAGGAGGCGGCAATGCTCACTAACCCCTTTTCGGGCGGCACGCAGAGCCGGATGTCCCGCTTTCTGCAAAGCGACTTGTGGTGGAGCCTGCGCAATGATTATGTGGCGATGGGGGCGGGCATCGTGCTCCTGGCCGTGGTGTTGCTGGCGGTGTTCGCGCCCTGGATCGCGCCGCAGAACCCCTACGACCTGGCGCAACTGGACCTGCTGAACGCCGAACTGCCGCCGCTCTGGGTGGAAGGCGCCGACCCGCAATTCCTGCTGGGCACCGACACGCAAGGCCGCGACGTATGGTCGGCCATTCTGTATGGCTCGCGCATGTCGCTTGCCATCGGGCTGGCCACCGTGGTGCTGTCCTTGGCGATCGGGCTGCTGGTGGGGCTGGCGGCCGGCTATTTCGGCGGCTGGATCGACAACGCGCTGATGCGGGTGGGCGACACGCTGCTTAGCATTCCCACGATTCTTGTCGCCATTCTGGTGACGGCGGTGTTCCGCCAATTGCTGCCACCCGGCCTGCGCGAAACGCTGTCGGCGGTGATTCTCATCCTGGCCATCTCCATGACCAACTGGGTGCAGTACGCCCGCACGGTGCGCGCGTCGGCGCTGGTGGAACGCGGCAAGGAATACGTGCAGGCAGCGCGGCTGATCCGGGTCAGCCCGTTGCGCATCATGCTGACGCACATCCTGCCCAACACGCTGACCCCCGTGATGGTGACGGCCACGCTGAACCTGGGGCTGGCGGTGTTGATCGAGGCCACGCTGAGCTTTCTGGGCGTGGGCATGCCGCCGACCGAGCCGTCGCTGGGCACGCTGATCCGCCTGGGCAACCAGTTTCTTTTTTCGGGGCAGTGGTGGGTGGTGGTTTTCCCCGCGTTGTATTTAAGCCTGATCGTGCTGGTGGTGAACCTGCTTGGCGATTGGCTGCGCGATGCGCTCAACCCCCGTCTGCGCTGAAGGCGCATCTTCAATAGAGGTCAAGCATGGAAAACGCAACGCTGTACACCCAGGTCCGCCCCGCCGGTGGGGAGCTCACCACGGTGCTGGTGCGCGATGGCCGCATCCAGGCGCTGGGAGGCGCGGCGCCCGAGGGTGCCGCGGTGGTGGACGGGGGCGGCGCACTGATGCTGCCGGGGCTGATTGACGCCCACGCGCATCTGGACAAGACGATGTACGGCATGCCCTGGTACCGCAACGATGTCGGCCCGAGGCTCATCGACAAGATCGAGAACGAACGCGCCGAAAAAAAACGCCTGGGCATTGACCCGTACCGGCAATCGGCGCGCCAGATCGTGATGTCGATTGCGGATGGCACCAGCCACATCCGCAGCCATGTGGACGTGGACACCGACATTGGCCTGGCCGCCATTGAAGGCGTGATGCGCGCCCGCGAGCAATACCGCGACCAGATCGACGTGGAACTGGTGGCGTTTCCGCAAAGCGGCCTGTTGATCCGGCCGGGCACGCTGGAACTCATGGACGAAGCCCTGCGCATGGGGGCGGAGGTGGTGGGCGGGCTGGACCCGGCAGGCATGGACCGCGATCCCAAGGGCCATCTGGACGCCATCTTTGCCCTGGCCGACAAGCACGGCAAGCCCATCGACATCCACCTGCACGAATCGGGCGAGCTGGGCGCGTTTTCGATGCAGATGACCATCGACCGCGTGCTGGCGCTGGGCATGCAGGGCAAGGTCACCCTGTCGCACTCGTTCTGTCTGGGCATGCCCGACACGCAGGCGGTTCAGGCGCTGACGGATGGGCTCTTGCAAGCGGGCATACACATCATGACGACGGGTTCGGCGTCGCGTCCCGTGCCCAACGTGGCGCGGCTGCGCGCGGCCGGCGTCACCGTCTGTACCGGCAACGACGGCATGCGCGATACCTGGGGGCCCTACGGCAAGCCGGACATGCTGGAACGCACGATGCTGGTGGGCCTGCGCAACAACTTCCGCCGTGACGACGAACTGGCGATGGCGCTGGACGTGGCCACCTACGGCAATGCGCGTGTGATGAAGCTGGCCGACTACGGCCTGGCGCCGGGCTGCCACGCCGACTTCGTGCTGGTGGACGCCGAAACCGTGGCCGAAGCCATTGTGGCGCGGCCGCTGCGCAAGCTGGTCGTCAAGCGTGGCCGCGTCGTAGCGCGCGATGGGCACGCCTTGGTGAGCGCGCCGTGATGCGCGCCGCCGAAGGCCCCATCCTGCTTACCGCCCGCTGGGTGGTGGGCCACGAAAACGGGCGGCACTGCCTGTACGAAAACGGCGAGCTCGTCTTTGAAGGCGATCGCATCGTGTATGTGGGCCACCACTATCCCGGGGCCGTCGCGCGCCGCCATGACTACGGCCGCGCGGTGATCGGGCCCGGCTTCGTGGACCTGGACGCCTTGTCGGACCTGGACACGACCATCCTGGGTTTCGACAATTCCCCCGCTTGGCAAAAGGGCCGTATCTGGCCCGAGACCTATATGAAGCAGGGGCCGTACGAGATGGTCTCGGCCGCCGAACTGGCGTTCCAGAAGCGCTATGCCTTCGCGCAGTTGATCCGCAACGGCATCACCACGGCCTTGCCCATCGCCTCGCTGTTCTACCGGGTCTGGGGCGAAACCCGCGACGAGTTCCTGTCGGCCGCCAACGCGGCGGGGGAACTGGGCCTGCGTGTCTACCTGGGGCCGGCCTACCGCAGCGGGCACACCTATGTGGATGTCGAGGGCAAGATCCGCTGCCATTACGACGAAGCGCGCGGCATGGCCGGGCTGGCCGAGGCGCTGGCGTTTTGCGACGAGATCGATGACCGATATCTTGGCCGCTATAACGGCCGCATCCGCGCGATGCTGGCGCCCGACCGCGTCGAAACCTGTACGCCGGACCTGCTGCGTGCATCGGCCGCCGCCGCGCGCGAACGCGAACTCCCGATCCGGCTGCACTGCTGCCAGTCACGCCTGGAATACGACCTGGTGCTGGAGCAGCACGGCATGAGCCCGCCGGAATGGTTGCAAAGCCTGGGCTTTCTATCGCCACGTGCCTTGCTGCCGCACGGCACGTATGTATCCGGCTCACGCCATATTTCGCGCCCGGGCCGCGATCTTGAAATCATCCGCGACGCGGGCGCCAGCATCGTGCATTGCCCGCTGGTGTCCGCGCGCCATGGCGCGGCGCTTGCGTCGTTCGCAAGCTATCGCAAGCTGGGCGTCAACATCGGCATGGGCACCGACACCTGGCCGCCCGACATGGTGCAGAACATGCAGGTGGGCATGATGCTGTGCCGGGTGGCGGAAGGGGCCACCGAGGCGGTGCGCGCCGAAGACTATTACGACGCGGCCACGGTCGGCGGCGCCGATGCGCTGGGCCGCCCGGACCTGGGCCGCCTGGCCGTGGGCGCCAAGGCCGATATCGTCGTCTTTGATTTTTCGCACGATCGCAATGGCCAGATGATCGACCCGATCCAGACCCTGATGATCAGCGGCAGCGGCCGTGATGTGTCCCAGGTCATCATCGACGGGCGCTTCGTCATGGTGGATGGCCGCATCCCCGGCTTTGACGCCCGCCTGGCGCAAGAGCAGGCGCAGTCGCAGTTCGACGGCCTGGTGGCGCGCTACCCCGACCGCACCTGGGGGCATCCCCCGGTCGAACAGATTTTTTCTTCCAGCTATCCGCGTCCCGCAAGGAGCCCGTCATGATGGCAGTCGTACCCAACACCGCGCCGCCGCCCGCCGCCGTTCCGACCTTGTCGGTGCGTGGCCTGTCGGTTGAATTTCCCACACGCCACGGCACGCTGGTGGCCACGCGCGACATCAGCTTCGATATCCAGCCCGGTGAAATCCTGGGCATGGTGGGCGAGTCCGGCGCGGGCAAGTCCCTGACCGGCATGGCGGTGATTGGCCTGCTGGAGCCGCCCGGCCGCTTGGGCGCGGGTGAAATCCATCTGGCCGGCAAGCGCATCGACAACCTGCCGGCCAAGGCGCGCCAGCGTTTGCGCGGCAAAGAGATTGGCGCGATTTTCCAGGACCCGCTGACCAGCCTGCACCCGCTGTTCACCGTGGGCGACCAGTTGGTTGAAACCATTCGCCACCACGACAAGGGCTCCGCCACGGCCGCCCGTGCCCGCGCGCTTGAACTCTTGCAGGCCGTGGGCATACCTGCGGCCGACAAGCGCATAGACCACTATCCGCATCAGTTTTCCGGCGGCATGCGGCAACGGGTGGTCATCGCGCTGGCCTTGGCGGCGCGCCCCGCGCTGATCATCGCTGACGAACCCACCACCGCGCTGGATGTGTCGGTGCAGGCGCAGATCACCGCGCTGCTGCGCCGGCTGTGCCGCGAGCAGGGCACGGCCGTGCTGCTGGTCACGCACGACATGGGGGTGATTGCCGAAACCGCGGATCGCGTGGCGGTGATGTACGCGGGCCGCATTGTAGAGATCGGCCCGGTGCTGGACGTGCTGCGCCGCCCGGGCCACCCGTACACGCAGGGCTTGATGAATGCCATCCCCGGCCTGCGCCACCGCGCGGCCCGCTTGAACCAGATCGACGGCGCCATGCCGCGCCTGCACGCCATGCCCACTGGTTGTGCGTTCCACCCGCGTTGCGCGCAGGCGGGGCCGCGCTGCGCCCAGACTCGCCCGCCCTTGGCGGCATCGCCCTCGGGCGCCACTGT harbors:
- a CDS encoding ABC transporter ATP-binding protein, whose product is MMAVVPNTAPPPAAVPTLSVRGLSVEFPTRHGTLVATRDISFDIQPGEILGMVGESGAGKSLTGMAVIGLLEPPGRLGAGEIHLAGKRIDNLPAKARQRLRGKEIGAIFQDPLTSLHPLFTVGDQLVETIRHHDKGSATAARARALELLQAVGIPAADKRIDHYPHQFSGGMRQRVVIALALAARPALIIADEPTTALDVSVQAQITALLRRLCREQGTAVLLVTHDMGVIAETADRVAVMYAGRIVEIGPVLDVLRRPGHPYTQGLMNAIPGLRHRAARLNQIDGAMPRLHAMPTGCAFHPRCAQAGPRCAQTRPPLAASPSGATVSACWLHQEGVAHAA
- a CDS encoding ABC transporter permease; its protein translation is MLTNPFSGGTQSRMSRFLQSDLWWSLRNDYVAMGAGIVLLAVVLLAVFAPWIAPQNPYDLAQLDLLNAELPPLWVEGADPQFLLGTDTQGRDVWSAILYGSRMSLAIGLATVVLSLAIGLLVGLAAGYFGGWIDNALMRVGDTLLSIPTILVAILVTAVFRQLLPPGLRETLSAVILILAISMTNWVQYARTVRASALVERGKEYVQAARLIRVSPLRIMLTHILPNTLTPVMVTATLNLGLAVLIEATLSFLGVGMPPTEPSLGTLIRLGNQFLFSGQWWVVVFPALYLSLIVLVVNLLGDWLRDALNPRLR
- a CDS encoding amidohydrolase family protein, producing MRAAEGPILLTARWVVGHENGRHCLYENGELVFEGDRIVYVGHHYPGAVARRHDYGRAVIGPGFVDLDALSDLDTTILGFDNSPAWQKGRIWPETYMKQGPYEMVSAAELAFQKRYAFAQLIRNGITTALPIASLFYRVWGETRDEFLSAANAAGELGLRVYLGPAYRSGHTYVDVEGKIRCHYDEARGMAGLAEALAFCDEIDDRYLGRYNGRIRAMLAPDRVETCTPDLLRASAAAARERELPIRLHCCQSRLEYDLVLEQHGMSPPEWLQSLGFLSPRALLPHGTYVSGSRHISRPGRDLEIIRDAGASIVHCPLVSARHGAALASFASYRKLGVNIGMGTDTWPPDMVQNMQVGMMLCRVAEGATEAVRAEDYYDAATVGGADALGRPDLGRLAVGAKADIVVFDFSHDRNGQMIDPIQTLMISGSGRDVSQVIIDGRFVMVDGRIPGFDARLAQEQAQSQFDGLVARYPDRTWGHPPVEQIFSSSYPRPARSPS
- a CDS encoding ABC transporter permease, which codes for MLAFIVRRVFNAAGVMLAVALLAFVIFRFVGDPVDMMLNEQASQTQRDELRERLGLNASMGMQYVNFVTNAVQGEFGISYRNQQDVFALVAERFPATFELVMMATLLSLVIGVPLGVLTAIYRKSRLAQALQFVSILGISLPSFVVGIMLILVFSVQLGWLPGFGRGETVKIGWWSTGLLTPSGRAALVLPSITLALFQITLIMRLVRAEMLETLRTEFIKFARARGLPDRVVHFRLALRNCLMPVITVTGMQIGNLIAFALITETVFQWPGMGLLFIQSVMFVDIPVMAAYLVIVSFIFVTLNTLVDMMYGVVDPRLRSQHVKGGGNAH
- a CDS encoding amidohydrolase family protein, whose translation is MENATLYTQVRPAGGELTTVLVRDGRIQALGGAAPEGAAVVDGGGALMLPGLIDAHAHLDKTMYGMPWYRNDVGPRLIDKIENERAEKKRLGIDPYRQSARQIVMSIADGTSHIRSHVDVDTDIGLAAIEGVMRAREQYRDQIDVELVAFPQSGLLIRPGTLELMDEALRMGAEVVGGLDPAGMDRDPKGHLDAIFALADKHGKPIDIHLHESGELGAFSMQMTIDRVLALGMQGKVTLSHSFCLGMPDTQAVQALTDGLLQAGIHIMTTGSASRPVPNVARLRAAGVTVCTGNDGMRDTWGPYGKPDMLERTMLVGLRNNFRRDDELAMALDVATYGNARVMKLADYGLAPGCHADFVLVDAETVAEAIVARPLRKLVVKRGRVVARDGHALVSAP